One Chloroflexota bacterium DNA window includes the following coding sequences:
- a CDS encoding mandelate racemase/muconate lactonizing enzyme family protein, with amino-acid sequence MTPRKVFGPTTRIAAVEAFAIVGDKDYVGGAGLKPPAGTAPQQRRAIAEIGDRHICVYPPQAQSCLVKITAEDGTVGWGEGHAPLGPRATAAVVTDVLAPLLIGEDPLAIEAHWERMYGSMRLRGHVAGYQLEAMAGVDIALWDLAGKLTGLPVYRLLGGPFATDLPCYASGVPGRTVEERAASAERFIAEGYTAMKASIGRGNLDEDLAAVAALVETVAGRADVLVDAHGAYASHSALFVGRELQRMGVRWLEDPLPPEDVEGYVALSAALEMPVAAGETECTRWQFEERLRQKAVDLILPDICRAGGISEGRKIALVADLHNVRWAAHVSMGTSVHVAAAAHLAAASANFFIFEFSSTPNPIGDVLLTGPLHPVGGALRVPDGPGLGITFDEAKLRQHLL; translated from the coding sequence ACGTCGGCGGGGCCGGCCTCAAGCCGCCAGCCGGCACGGCCCCCCAGCAGCGCCGCGCCATTGCCGAGATCGGCGACCGCCACATCTGCGTCTATCCGCCGCAGGCCCAGTCGTGCCTGGTCAAGATCACCGCCGAGGATGGCACAGTCGGCTGGGGCGAGGGGCACGCACCGCTCGGGCCGCGCGCCACCGCCGCCGTCGTCACAGACGTACTCGCGCCGCTGCTGATCGGCGAAGACCCCCTGGCCATCGAAGCCCACTGGGAGCGGATGTACGGCAGCATGCGGCTGCGCGGCCACGTCGCTGGCTACCAGCTCGAAGCGATGGCCGGGGTGGACATCGCGCTGTGGGATCTGGCCGGCAAGCTGACCGGCCTGCCCGTCTACCGACTGCTCGGCGGGCCGTTCGCCACCGACCTACCCTGCTACGCCTCGGGGGTGCCCGGACGGACCGTCGAGGAGCGCGCCGCCAGCGCCGAGCGGTTCATCGCCGAGGGCTACACGGCGATGAAGGCGTCTATCGGGCGTGGCAACCTGGACGAAGACCTCGCAGCAGTGGCGGCGCTGGTCGAGACCGTCGCCGGCCGTGCCGACGTGCTGGTGGACGCCCACGGCGCCTACGCCAGCCACAGCGCGCTGTTCGTCGGGCGCGAGCTGCAACGGATGGGCGTCCGCTGGCTGGAAGACCCGCTGCCACCGGAGGACGTCGAGGGGTACGTGGCACTTTCGGCAGCACTCGAGATGCCGGTGGCAGCCGGCGAGACCGAGTGTACGCGCTGGCAGTTCGAGGAGCGTCTGCGGCAGAAGGCGGTTGACCTGATCCTCCCGGACATCTGCCGGGCCGGCGGCATCAGCGAGGGCAGGAAGATCGCGCTGGTGGCAGACCTGCACAACGTCCGCTGGGCCGCCCACGTCAGCATGGGCACCTCGGTTCACGTGGCCGCCGCCGCCCACCTCGCCGCGGCCTCGGCCAACTTCTTCATCTTCGAGTTCTCCAGCACACCGAACCCCATCGGCGATGTCCTGCTGACCGGGCCGCTGCATCCGGTAGGCGGGGCACTTCGCGTGCCGGATGGCCCCGGACTCGGCATCACCTTCGACGAAGCGAAGCTCCGGCAGCATCTCCTGTAA
- a CDS encoding prohibitin family protein: MARNSLRAGGDAAGAAGRGLLGRFGCGGLGIAAAVVVVLGYLAMSVNVVPPGHVGVVVQLGQVQPNPLPPGVYFRPFFVQNVIDFETRVRPHNFREIDAASREYQSVKLTGTLNFSIDAPQADDLYQRVGLDFAGRVIDAAFSDTIKEIIPRFAVTEILAKREEIRTQTKDKLSQTLGRYGILVEDVYLTNISFSPEYTQAIEQKQVAQQLVEREREVLNQKKIQAEQSEVQALGEAKAEVARAQGAAEANRLLTQSITPELIEYQRVQKWDGRMPLYQGNANVMLPVPSPTPR, translated from the coding sequence GTGGCACGGAACTCACTGCGAGCGGGCGGAGATGCAGCCGGCGCGGCCGGGCGCGGACTGCTGGGCAGGTTTGGCTGCGGCGGTCTGGGCATCGCAGCCGCGGTCGTGGTTGTGCTCGGCTATCTCGCGATGTCAGTCAATGTGGTGCCGCCAGGCCACGTCGGCGTGGTGGTGCAGCTTGGACAGGTGCAGCCAAACCCGCTGCCGCCGGGCGTCTATTTCAGACCGTTCTTCGTCCAGAACGTCATCGACTTTGAGACGCGGGTCCGGCCACACAACTTCCGCGAGATCGACGCTGCCAGCCGCGAGTACCAGAGCGTCAAGCTGACCGGCACCCTCAACTTCTCGATCGATGCCCCGCAGGCCGACGACCTGTATCAGCGGGTCGGGCTGGACTTCGCCGGACGGGTCATCGACGCGGCGTTCTCAGACACCATCAAAGAGATCATCCCCCGCTTTGCGGTGACGGAGATCCTGGCCAAGCGCGAGGAGATCCGCACCCAGACCAAGGACAAGCTGTCGCAGACGCTCGGGCGGTACGGCATCCTGGTGGAGGACGTCTACCTGACGAACATCTCGTTCAGCCCGGAGTACACCCAGGCCATCGAGCAGAAGCAGGTGGCGCAGCAGCTGGTGGAGCGCGAGCGCGAGGTCCTGAACCAGAAGAAGATTCAGGCCGAGCAGTCCGAGGTGCAGGCGCTGGGTGAGGCCAAAGCCGAGGTCGCCAGGGCCCAGGGCGCCGCCGAAGCGAACCGCCTGCTGACCCAGTCGATCACGCCTGAGCTGATCGAGTACCAACGGGTCCAGAAGTGGGACGGCCGAATGCCGCTCTACCAGGGCAACGCCAACGTGATGCTGCCGGTACCGTCGCCAACGCCCCGGTAG
- the mgtE gene encoding magnesium transporter translates to METLTPRSVDASDVRAVLRAALSNGHAPDLASLHAAPREELAQALADLSPNELGRLVTRLGDEALADIVAELDAFDAARLLGKLGRAQAADVLEEMDPDDAADVMGELHPREAEAILDEMEHEEAEDVRELLTYPPESAAGIMTPDFVSVAPYLTADEALEQLGRVAEEAETIYYVYVTEPGTGKLLGVLSLRSLVLSPRWKLVSQLMYRDVTRIRADADQEAAARLLDKNSYLALPVVDDHDRLLGIITADDAADVLLEEAGEDIERLGGSQPLDEPYLRASIFHLFSKRVVWLLVLFVGGAFTGSVLSHFEDTLGRVVSLTFFIPLLIGIGGNVGSQTVTTLVRAMGVGEVHFRDIFRVFLREAAVGVLLGLVMGAVTFTRAIILGVGSEIGPVVAVTALFIVVWAAMVGAVLPLILHRIKIDPAVVSAPFISTLVDGTGLFLYFSIAQLMLGL, encoded by the coding sequence ATGGAGACGCTGACGCCCCGGAGCGTGGACGCGTCCGACGTCCGCGCAGTCTTGCGCGCGGCGCTGTCCAACGGCCATGCCCCCGACCTGGCGAGCCTGCACGCCGCCCCGCGTGAGGAGCTGGCACAGGCGCTGGCCGATCTCTCGCCGAACGAGCTTGGGCGGCTGGTCACCCGCCTTGGCGACGAGGCGTTGGCCGACATCGTGGCGGAGCTGGACGCCTTCGACGCCGCGCGCCTGCTCGGAAAGCTCGGGCGGGCACAGGCCGCCGATGTCCTCGAAGAGATGGACCCGGACGATGCTGCCGACGTCATGGGCGAGCTGCATCCGCGCGAGGCCGAGGCCATCCTCGACGAGATGGAGCACGAGGAGGCGGAGGACGTCCGCGAGCTGCTGACGTATCCGCCCGAGAGCGCGGCCGGCATCATGACGCCGGATTTCGTGTCGGTCGCGCCGTATCTGACGGCGGACGAAGCCCTGGAGCAGCTCGGGCGCGTGGCCGAAGAGGCCGAGACGATCTACTACGTCTATGTGACGGAGCCTGGAACGGGCAAGCTGCTCGGGGTGCTCTCGCTGCGGAGCCTGGTGCTGTCACCGCGCTGGAAGCTCGTCTCGCAGCTCATGTACCGCGATGTGACGCGCATCCGCGCCGACGCCGACCAGGAGGCGGCCGCCCGCCTGCTGGACAAGAACAGCTACCTGGCGCTGCCCGTCGTCGACGACCATGACCGGCTGCTCGGCATCATCACCGCCGACGACGCGGCGGACGTCCTGTTGGAAGAGGCCGGCGAAGACATCGAGCGCCTCGGCGGTTCGCAGCCGTTGGACGAGCCGTATCTGCGTGCCAGCATCTTCCACCTGTTCAGCAAGCGCGTCGTCTGGCTGCTGGTGCTCTTCGTGGGCGGGGCGTTCACCGGGTCGGTGCTCAGCCACTTCGAGGACACGCTGGGCCGGGTCGTCTCGCTGACGTTCTTCATCCCGTTGCTGATCGGCATTGGCGGGAACGTCGGGTCGCAGACGGTCACCACGCTGGTCCGCGCGATGGGCGTTGGCGAGGTCCACTTCCGCGATATCTTCCGCGTGTTCCTGCGCGAGGCCGCGGTGGGCGTGCTGCTGGGGCTGGTGATGGGGGCAGTCACGTTCACCCGCGCCATCATCCTCGGCGTCGGCTCGGAGATCGGCCCGGTGGTGGCGGTCACCGCCCTGTTCATCGTGGTCTGGGCGGCGATGGTTGGGGCGGTGCTGCCGCTGATCCTGCACCGCATCAAGATCGATCCGGCGGTGGTGTCAGCGCCGTTCATCAGCACGCTGGTGGATGGGACCGGGCTGTTCCTCTACTTCAGCATCGCCCAGTTGATGCTGGGTCTGTGA
- a CDS encoding dihydrodipicolinate synthase family protein, whose protein sequence is MSKHGPFRGIFAIPVTPFTPEGDLDIPSLRRCVEFCVVAGAGGVVAPVNASEFFTLTESERKKVVETVVEQTNGRIPVVAGVSGSSTQVAAEMAAHAGRVGADSVMAMPPFVRHPGPDEIVEFYGAVARAAGVPVWIQNCIAPMGTPMAPALLARLFREIPGVEYLKEETSLAPQVMTQVKNLAGDDIKGMMGGMAGRYLLDEYARGACGTMPACEVTDAHVAVWNALERGDEAESRRLFREILPLLNIEAMYSFVVYKEVLYRRGIIACPKSRAPGSPTLDEHSSRELDLILRDLSPLLTVKIPTTAGA, encoded by the coding sequence ATGAGCAAGCATGGACCTTTCCGAGGGATCTTCGCGATCCCAGTCACGCCGTTCACGCCTGAAGGCGATCTCGACATCCCCTCGCTGCGGCGGTGCGTCGAGTTTTGCGTGGTGGCAGGGGCCGGCGGCGTCGTCGCGCCGGTGAACGCCAGCGAGTTCTTCACGCTCACCGAGTCCGAGCGGAAGAAGGTCGTGGAGACTGTGGTCGAGCAAACGAACGGCCGGATCCCCGTGGTGGCGGGCGTCAGCGGTTCGTCCACCCAGGTGGCCGCCGAGATGGCCGCCCACGCCGGCAGGGTCGGTGCGGACTCGGTGATGGCGATGCCGCCGTTCGTGCGGCACCCCGGTCCAGACGAGATCGTGGAGTTCTACGGGGCCGTCGCCAGGGCGGCCGGCGTGCCGGTCTGGATCCAGAACTGCATCGCGCCGATGGGCACGCCGATGGCCCCGGCCCTCTTGGCGCGGCTGTTCCGCGAGATCCCGGGCGTCGAGTATCTGAAGGAGGAGACGTCCCTCGCGCCCCAGGTGATGACCCAGGTCAAGAACCTCGCTGGCGACGACATCAAGGGCATGATGGGCGGCATGGCCGGCCGCTATCTATTGGACGAGTACGCGCGCGGGGCCTGTGGCACGATGCCGGCCTGCGAGGTGACCGACGCCCATGTCGCCGTCTGGAACGCCCTGGAGCGGGGCGATGAGGCCGAGTCACGACGGCTGTTCCGTGAGATCCTGCCGCTGCTCAACATCGAAGCGATGTACTCGTTCGTGGTCTACAAGGAAGTGCTCTACCGGCGCGGCATCATCGCCTGCCCGAAGTCGCGCGCACCCGGCTCGCCCACGCTCGACGAGCACTCCAGCCGCGAGCTCGACCTGATCTTGCGTGACCTCTCGCCGTTGCTGACGGTGAAGATTCCGACGACAGCGGGAGCCTGA